In the Arthrobacter sp. 31Y genome, one interval contains:
- a CDS encoding phage tail tape measure protein, with protein sequence MSERSVVVRLEAEVSKFVRGQEQAKKATEETAKAQDALGKAVDEAASKSAKGSEKVAEGNRKQSQSSEEAAKSSKKSEEASKADAEAKRKQADAAETVGKGLTLFGTSTVAALGASAKAAMDWESAWAGVTKTVDGSPAQMAELEGGLRNLARTLPSTHTEIAAVAEAAGQLGVKRQDILAFTKTMVDLGETTNLTAEEAATDIAQIANVMGTTGDEIDNFGATLVALGNDGASTEKDILSMAQRIAGAGKLVGATEADVLALSNTLASMGVKAELGGGVMTRVLLKMYSAVQGGGAKLDAFAKAAGTTAEDFAKKFSTSPVQALDLVTKGMARVKGEGGNVVAIMSEMGMKGTEEMQVMLSLAGAGDLLSKSLTLGSKAWEENTALLNEASKRYATTESKVKVAWNNIKDAAIDAGAVILPAISGIAESVSGLAKGFGDLPAPLQGAITGLGGVVGAAALAGGGLMLLLPKARDTISAFKELDTRADGSSRGLGKLGKAAGIAAGAFVGFEIIKSVHNSMQTGAKSTEELTQSLIKLSQQGDSLDTIFKDIGTAEFEGQIGSAGQALNKLVNQDFNSAVESFGATALGVDNGMAKISAAFKKTDEAIAGAATSGNTELAVRGFKAVADSAKEHGVSLEEVGKRFPNYLNALRAQANQAKVTVSETELLNWAMGEVPPAMKAAAAASGETAEKLIEVKGAAGQTIPITEDIAKALEEIGLNADGSIVSLDKFTQALLNTGMLQLSARDAARGWSQALLDLGLKADGTGGSIGALGAAFDNTTEQGIKNQAMFDGVAQAGIRNVEAMAKNKASNEEVQGALKGTYDGLIAAAGQFGITGEAAVDLAREVLGVPPGVSIDSWMDDEAKRMAQATTGELNKIDGRVVRTYTLHEEKTIKSVEYQIKQQGMQDTPSDTAFRPGTFAPARAGGGDLDMAPGPKGQDSQLFWGAKGEHVFTDREVDLMGGQQAVYQFRADLRAGNIPRHQNGGTVGSVGTVAAPSSFGGGSSTSVEIKLEVNGTTAPREVADEAMGILRGELMKQGVKLGGR encoded by the coding sequence GTGTCCGAGCGTTCGGTTGTTGTACGGCTCGAAGCTGAGGTCTCGAAGTTCGTCCGTGGCCAGGAACAGGCCAAGAAGGCTACCGAGGAAACAGCCAAGGCCCAAGATGCCCTGGGCAAAGCTGTTGATGAGGCCGCCAGCAAGTCCGCCAAGGGATCCGAGAAGGTTGCCGAGGGTAACCGGAAGCAGTCGCAGTCCTCAGAGGAGGCCGCGAAGTCATCCAAGAAATCCGAGGAAGCTTCCAAAGCTGACGCTGAAGCGAAGCGGAAGCAGGCCGACGCTGCCGAGACCGTTGGGAAGGGCCTGACCCTTTTCGGCACCTCCACCGTGGCCGCGTTGGGTGCGTCCGCGAAGGCTGCGATGGACTGGGAATCCGCCTGGGCTGGCGTCACGAAAACCGTAGACGGCTCCCCGGCTCAAATGGCAGAACTGGAGGGCGGCCTCCGGAACCTCGCAAGGACCCTCCCCTCAACGCACACCGAGATCGCCGCCGTCGCTGAAGCTGCCGGGCAGTTAGGTGTGAAGCGTCAGGACATCCTCGCCTTCACGAAGACCATGGTGGACCTCGGTGAAACAACCAACCTGACCGCTGAAGAGGCGGCAACGGATATAGCCCAGATCGCCAACGTTATGGGCACCACGGGTGACGAGATCGATAACTTCGGCGCCACCCTGGTGGCCCTCGGCAACGACGGCGCGTCTACGGAGAAGGACATCCTTTCCATGGCGCAGCGCATCGCTGGTGCCGGGAAGCTGGTGGGCGCGACGGAAGCGGACGTGCTCGCACTGTCCAACACTCTGGCCTCCATGGGCGTCAAGGCTGAACTCGGCGGCGGCGTAATGACCCGTGTGCTGCTGAAGATGTATTCCGCAGTGCAAGGCGGCGGGGCGAAGCTTGACGCGTTTGCCAAAGCGGCAGGGACCACGGCTGAGGACTTCGCAAAGAAGTTCTCCACCAGCCCCGTTCAGGCACTTGACCTCGTGACCAAGGGCATGGCCCGGGTCAAGGGGGAAGGCGGCAACGTCGTAGCCATCATGTCCGAGATGGGCATGAAGGGCACCGAAGAAATGCAGGTCATGCTGTCCCTCGCTGGCGCCGGCGACCTGCTCTCAAAGTCCCTGACCCTTGGCTCCAAGGCGTGGGAAGAGAACACCGCACTCCTCAACGAGGCGTCCAAGCGGTACGCTACGACCGAATCTAAGGTCAAAGTTGCGTGGAACAACATCAAAGATGCCGCTATCGACGCCGGGGCGGTCATTCTCCCGGCAATCAGCGGCATAGCTGAGAGTGTTTCAGGTCTCGCGAAGGGCTTCGGAGATCTCCCCGCACCATTGCAGGGCGCCATCACGGGCCTGGGCGGTGTGGTTGGGGCGGCCGCCCTGGCTGGTGGTGGTCTCATGCTGCTCCTGCCCAAGGCACGGGACACGATCTCGGCTTTCAAGGAGCTCGACACCCGCGCTGACGGCAGCAGCCGAGGGCTGGGGAAGCTGGGCAAGGCGGCCGGTATCGCTGCCGGTGCTTTCGTGGGCTTCGAAATCATCAAGTCTGTGCACAACAGCATGCAGACCGGAGCGAAGTCCACTGAGGAACTAACCCAGTCCCTCATCAAGCTGTCGCAGCAGGGTGACAGTCTCGACACCATTTTCAAGGACATCGGCACAGCAGAGTTTGAGGGCCAGATCGGCAGCGCCGGGCAGGCATTGAACAAGCTGGTCAATCAGGACTTCAACAGTGCCGTCGAGTCTTTCGGCGCCACTGCTCTGGGTGTTGATAATGGCATGGCCAAAATTAGCGCCGCGTTCAAGAAAACTGATGAAGCCATTGCCGGTGCCGCCACTAGCGGCAACACCGAACTGGCAGTCAGAGGGTTCAAGGCGGTCGCGGACTCGGCAAAGGAACACGGTGTTTCGCTGGAGGAAGTCGGGAAGAGATTCCCGAACTACCTCAACGCGCTGCGGGCACAGGCGAACCAAGCCAAAGTAACCGTCTCTGAGACGGAGCTACTGAATTGGGCGATGGGTGAAGTCCCACCGGCCATGAAAGCGGCGGCAGCAGCGTCCGGGGAAACAGCCGAGAAGCTTATCGAGGTCAAGGGCGCGGCCGGTCAGACGATCCCGATCACCGAGGACATTGCGAAAGCGTTGGAAGAGATCGGGCTCAACGCTGACGGGTCCATCGTCAGCCTGGACAAGTTCACGCAGGCGCTGCTCAACACTGGCATGCTGCAGCTCTCGGCAAGGGACGCTGCCCGCGGCTGGTCACAGGCACTCCTGGATCTCGGTCTCAAGGCTGATGGTACCGGCGGCAGCATCGGTGCGCTTGGCGCAGCCTTTGACAACACCACCGAGCAGGGCATCAAGAACCAAGCGATGTTTGACGGTGTCGCGCAGGCGGGTATCCGGAACGTCGAGGCGATGGCGAAGAACAAGGCCAGCAACGAGGAAGTCCAGGGCGCTCTGAAGGGCACCTATGACGGGCTCATCGCGGCCGCTGGACAGTTCGGCATCACCGGTGAAGCAGCAGTTGATCTGGCTCGCGAGGTGCTGGGGGTTCCGCCTGGCGTCAGCATCGATTCGTGGATGGATGACGAAGCGAAGCGTATGGCTCAGGCAACAACCGGCGAGCTGAACAAGATCGACGGGCGCGTGGTCCGGACGTACACGTTGCACGAAGAGAAGACGATCAAGAGCGTTGAGTACCAGATCAAGCAGCAGGGCATGCAGGACACACCATCTGACACGGCGTTCCGGCCGGGTACGTTCGCCCCGGCACGTGCTGGAGGCGGCGATCTGGACATGGCCCCCGGACCTAAGGGGCAGGACTCGCAACTGTTCTGGGGCGCCAAGGGTGAGCACGTGTTCACTGACCGGGAAGTGGATCTCATGGGCGGCCAGCAGGCCGTCTACCAGTTCAGGGCAGATCTCCGGGCAGGGAACATCCCCCGGCACCAGAACGGCGGGACCGTGGGCTCCGTCGGGACTGTGGCGGCGCCATCGTCTTTCGGTGGCGGATCCTCCACCTCGGTGGAAATCAAGCTTGAGGTCAACGGCACTACCGCACCGCGGGAAGTAGCCGATGAGGCCATGGGAATTTTGCGCGGGGAACTGATGAAACAGGGGGTGAAACTCGGTGGCAGGTGA